In the genome of uncultured Sphaerochaeta sp., the window GCTCACCTTTGCAATGAAGCGTGAAGAGTCAAGCATTCCTCCGCGCAGGGGAAGGGTCAGATCAAACAGACTCTGGATGGAAACCGAGGTGATGCTCTCCAAGATCTGGTCAGGGGAGAGACCTGCGGCATACAAGAGGCCTACGATGCTTCCCATGGAGTTGCTGATGATGAAATCAGGAACAATGCCCTGCTCCTCCAGATATTTGAGGACTCCGATATGGGCAAAAGCGCGCGCTGATCCCCCACTGAGAACCAGGCCAACTGCCGAACGTTCTCCCTGCGTACGCTCAAAAATCCTCTCCCTGAAGCGAGCATCACCATAGGCAATCGGTACATCGGCGAGGAGGATGTCATCGGCATCCTGTGCAGAAAGGGCAGAGAAGGTCATGCAGAGCAGCAGGACCATGACCAGCAATCTCTTGGCAGTGTTCACGATTCCCTCCATTTGGTTCCACTCTAAAGCAAATAGGGCGAAAAAACAATCGAGACCTACTTTTTCACAAACGCTGTTGCTTTTTCCTTTTGGATTTGGTAGCATGATTCAGTCTTTAGCCGGCGTGGTGAAATTGGTAGACACGATAGACTCAAAATCTATTGAGCGCAAGCTTGTATCGGTTCAAGTCCGATCGCCGGTAAATACTTCCAAACAATTTGTTTGCAAACAAAAGATTACCCATGTACACCAATGAACAGATGTTCAAGCGTGTACATTTTTTTGTCTTTTTCTCCCCCTTGACTCTCCACCGCCCCTTTGCTACCATCTATTTAGAATTTTTTCGAAATAGGAGCACCCATGGGATTCTCAGAGACCATGAAAGCCATCTCAGATCCGCAGCGGCGGCAGATGCTGACCTTGCTCAAGCAAGAACGGCTGAGTGCCGGTGAAATCGTGCAGCACTTCCCTTCTCTCTCCGCTGCAACGGTCTCCTATCATCTGAGTTTGCTCAAGAAAGCCTCCCTGATCACAGAGAGCAAATACAAGAACTTCATCTACTATGAACTGAACGCATCGGTGTTTGAGGAGATCATGCTCTGGTGCGCACAATTTACCGGAGGGATCGATGAAAAGCAAAACGAAGCTGATTGACCGAACCTTGGTGCTGACCACTCTGGTCTGCATCCTGCCCATTCTCTTCTCGCTCTCTGTCTATGACCGTTTGCCCCAGCAGGTTCCGATCCACTTCGATGCCAGCGGCAATCCGGACAACTATGCCCACAAAGCCTTTGCCGCGTTCGGCATTCCTCTCCTGCTCGCCTTCTTCAACTTCATCCTCCAACTGGGACTGAAGTTTGACCCCAAACGCGACACCTCATCGCGCATCTATCACATCTCACGTTGGATCATCGCCTCGGTCTCCCTGCTGGTCATGCCGATTACCCTGCTCATTGCATTGGGAAACGACATCCCCGTGGAGAAGGTGGTTCCTCTCTTTGTCAGTCTGCTCTTCCTGATTTTGGGCAACTATCTGCCCAAGTGCAAGCAGAACTATACCATCGGCATCAAACTGCCGTGGACCTTGGCGAGCGAGTACAACTGGAACAAGACCCACAGATTTGCCGGTTGGGTCTGGACAGCGGTGAGCATCATATTGCTGGCAGGACTGCTGCTGAACCTCAATTCGGCACTGCTGTTCATGATTGCCATTCCGGTTCTCACCTTCCTTCCCATCATCTACTCGTTTGTCCTCTCGTTCAGGGAGCCTGACGAAACGCCTTGATGTTCTCCTTGTGCTCCTCATAGGTCTTGGCGAAGTGAATCTGCTTGTCCAACCCATGCAGGTAGTAGAAGTAGTCGCTTTGCTGGGGAAAGAATGCTGCGTACACCGCTTCCTTTGAGGGGCTGCAGATGCCGGTTGGGGGAATCCCCACCTTGCGACGCGTATTGTAGGGTGTTTTGGCTTCCAAAGCCGAAGACGGAATGGGATTGACCCAATCCCCAAGCTCATAGCGGGTCGTCGCATCAATGCCCAAAGGCTCTCCCTTTGCCAGGCGGTTGTGGATGACCGAGGAGATGAGCCTCATCTCAGCCACCTCCTGGGTTTCTGCCTGAATCATGGAAGCGATGATGAGAAGCTCCTCAATCGAGTACTCCTCCACCAGTGGGGAGGAGAGATGCAGGCGTACCTCTTCCAACATTGCTTCATACATGGAGAGGGCGAGCAACTCCGCCGAC includes:
- a CDS encoding autorepressor SdpR family transcription factor, coding for MGFSETMKAISDPQRRQMLTLLKQERLSAGEIVQHFPSLSAATVSYHLSLLKKASLITESKYKNFIYYELNASVFEEIMLWCAQFTGGIDEKQNEAD
- a CDS encoding SdpI family protein — its product is MKSKTKLIDRTLVLTTLVCILPILFSLSVYDRLPQQVPIHFDASGNPDNYAHKAFAAFGIPLLLAFFNFILQLGLKFDPKRDTSSRIYHISRWIIASVSLLVMPITLLIALGNDIPVEKVVPLFVSLLFLILGNYLPKCKQNYTIGIKLPWTLASEYNWNKTHRFAGWVWTAVSIILLAGLLLNLNSALLFMIAIPVLTFLPIIYSFVLSFREPDETP